A window of Numida meleagris isolate 19003 breed g44 Domestic line unplaced genomic scaffold, NumMel1.0 unplaced_Scaffold944, whole genome shotgun sequence genomic DNA:
CAGGTTTACTTCCAGTTCTTGTTTATTTGAGGAGCTTAGAAGAGAAAACAACGGCAGCCTATTTCCCTTCTATTTGTGTAACATCTATTATCTGATGAAAGGAACAATGTTTGTTACCAGAGGGTTTCCATATCACTAGAATACTGTCAATTCACATCTCCATCTGATGGTCACCCGGACAGCTGTCCTAAATCCATATAGGCCTGTTCACCTAGATTTGGCCACACGCTTGAATTTCATAGCTGCATCTTATAAGCAGCATCTAATgagattcattttatttccagggaaaataaatgaagattgTCCACTTGCATTTTAGAGGGAATGCCCGTCAACATCATTCAGCTGCTTAGTCACGAGAGTTGATCTGAATCTCCTACAGAAATTTCAGGTAACTAAGAGGCATTGATTGTGGAAATCAAAGATGCATTATTCTTAAACTGAAAGCAGATGTCTTCAAAATGTATAAAGTagtgtttctgttgttgttgtttgtttatttgcttttaacatATCTTTACCTAGCATCAGAAGCTCAAAATTTGGAACTCTCTTTTAAGAATTACTAGAGTGACACAGATTTTTATCTTGAGTAAGATCAAGAAACATAGCTCAACTGATTCTGCTACAGCTATGTCACTTTAACATGCTAAAGAAAGCAttctaaaattgttttcatggaaGGTATATAAGAAcgttttccatttttctttatttttgtaatgctcACTCTCCATTTCAATGACAATAAGAAAGGTTATCAGAAGTGTCCATTGGACATGGAAATAGGACATTAATTCACctttaaattcacatttattGTATGATTAAGCAGTTTATCTTTGAATTCAAAGGATCCTTACTATCCTGAAAGTGTTCAAAATTCTcgttttttcttcttttgaaaccTAAATTCATCAGTGGCTCCATCTCACActtgttttgcttctcagttCATGTTAGAAAACCCAGTGGCTAAAAATTGATGTCGAGTAATTTAAGTCAACAGCAACAGACTAAGGGAACATGAAGTCCTACTGATTAACTGGCtgcttctcagtgaaaaaaaaaaaaaaaggaatattagTGGTTTGATTCACCACAGCACTGGGTGTGTTACTGTCTCTGCAGTGGAAATTTCTGacatgagaagagaaaaatcccaGAGGAGTCTAATAATGAAACAGACTGCAACATTTCCGCAAAAGAGATGTCAAGTAAATGCAAACAATTAACAatcaatgattctatgagcttTTGTACTGCGCAATCAAATTCTGGTTTTTTTCCACGTCAATGAGGAAAAAGCTGGACATATCTTCAAGTCCTTCCCCAGTAGTGTCCAGAAAGATGCAAGACAAATTGTTGAATGCCAGAATTAGAGCCTAGGATTAAGTGAGAAGAACAAGAGACTGGCTCACAATAGAGTTGTGTGTATTGTTCTTAGTTTGATGATTTGCTATGTGCTGTGGTTTGTTGACAAGATCCCCATATAAGGATACATTTCTGCCTCCAAAGAACATCTTGTGCCTTGAGATTACCTAGTGTAGTCTGGTGAAGTGTCCTCCCTGTATGTAACAAAGGTTGAGCCTGGAGAACGCAGAATTAATGtccattttctcctctgtggtagtctaatttcttctctttctctgtgcatCAGTTTACTATCaaggatggaaagaaaacacgAAGCTGCCATGAGTGGCACAGTATTACATTAATAATCCGTCTGCATTGCACACACAGTGGTACAACTGAGGGTAATGAGCCAGTGTGGATGATGAAGCAGACGGTAAAGAGCTTCACCCTTTATGCTTTATTAGGGTTCTCTATAGATATTTTCCCTGATTATCTCTTCCTCCATTAACAGAAGATAGACAGAGGGCACTTGGTTTTGCATTGTAGGGCATTAATTTTACTCCGAGTGTGTTTTTCCTGCAGTTAGGCTCTTTGAGCTAGGCTCTTCTCTGCTATGGTAgtctgatttcttctctttctctgtgcatCAGTTTCTCCTTCAAGGCAGTAAGAAAACACCAAGCTACCATGGATGACTGCATGGATTATCCATCTGCATCACACGCACAGTGGCATTCCTTGGGTAATGAGCCAGTGTGACTAATGAAGCAGACGGTAATGAGCTTCACCCTTTATTCTTTCATTAGTGTTCTCTATGGGTATCTTTGCTGCTTATTATCCTTTCCTCCATTAAAAGACAATAAGCAAAGGATATGCATTtggttctgctttgttttgctttggttttacTTTCTTTGCATTGTGAACGTTTTGACTGCCAGATGGGTTTCCCAAGACTCTTTGCTTCAGCGACTAATTGGCTGAAGCACCCTGATTTCAGTGTACTGACTAGCCCTCTGGCACTCTATCCGTTTGATTCTTCCCAGATGAAGCCAACTGAAGGACGAGAACTAGAAAATCACACCCTTCTGACAGAATTTGTCCTCTCTGGATTGTCCAGCCACCCAGAACTGCAGAGCTTGCTGTTCTTCACGTTCTGCTTGATTTACACCTTCACCATCACTGGGAACCTTCTCATCTTCCTGGTCACATTGCATCCCACCCTCCATATGCCCATGTACTTCTTCCTCCGGGTCCTTTCCTTCCTGGATATTTCCACAGCATCCATAGTTGTCCCCAAGATGCTGGTAAACTTCCGGTCAGAGGACAGGAAAATTTCCTATGTGGGCTGTGCCACACAACTCTACTTTGTGATTTTCTTGGGGGCCACTGAATGCTACATTTTGGCAGCTATGGCCTATGACCGGTACGTGGCCATATGCAACCCCCTTAGATATGCCATCATAATGAACAGAAGAGCTAGTCTTTCCCTAGTCTTGCTGTCATATTGCAGTGGTAATGTAGTGTCTGTGGTACAGACAGCTTGGGTGTTCACACTGCCGTTTTGTGGGCCCAGCAAGATTAACTACTGCTTCTGTGATATTCCTCCACTCATTGTGCTCTCTTGCACTGACACCTCCATGTATGAAAAGCAGATAGTTACAGCCACGGTGCTAGTCATCTTTACACCGTTTTGTCTTATCCTGGTATCCTATGCCTGCATCATCTCCAGCATCCTCAAGATTTCCTCTGCAGAGGGCAGACGTAAGACCTTCTCCACCTGTTCTTCACATCTTATTGTTATAACGCTTTATTATGGCAGTGGGACTTTGATTTACTTACGGCCTAAGTCCGGTAATTCACAGGACACTAAGAAAGTCTTAGCTCTCATATATACAGCTATAATCCCCACACTAAATCCCCTGATTTACAGCCTGAGGAATAAGGAAGTGAAAGCAGTGCTAATCAGAATAATGTCTGAGCTGATGAAGAAATGAATCTTTTCTTGTACATGAATGTGGTGCTTAAATGTGCTATGTCTGCTTAGGTCATTGTGTAAGGCTTGCTAAACAGCTAGAAACACAAGGACA
This region includes:
- the LOC110392083 gene encoding olfactory receptor 10A7-like; translated protein: MHLVLLCFALVLLSLHCERFDCQMGFPRLFASATNWLKHPDFSVLTSPLALYPFDSSQMKPTEGRELENHTLLTEFVLSGLSSHPELQSLLFFTFCLIYTFTITGNLLIFLVTLHPTLHMPMYFFLRVLSFLDISTASIVVPKMLVNFRSEDRKISYVGCATQLYFVIFLGATECYILAAMAYDRYVAICNPLRYAIIMNRRASLSLVLLSYCSGNVVSVVQTAWVFTLPFCGPSKINYCFCDIPPLIVLSCTDTSMYEKQIVTATVLVIFTPFCLILVSYACIISSILKISSAEGRRKTFSTCSSHLIVITLYYGSGTLIYLRPKSGNSQDTKKVLALIYTAIIPTLNPLIYSLRNKEVKAVLIRIMSELMKK